TGTCCCCAGAGCTGCTTCTGCCACAGCGGATCTGCTTTCCATGCTTTAGACACTGGGTCCAGAGTAAAATTTGTTTCCGGCAGATTCCACAGGGGATGGCTGATGTCTGTGTGggcctcctccctgagcaggaaggaGTCCTGTCACCTGGCTGCGGGTGGAGGCAAAGAGAACAGCAGCTCCTGTCTAACCCTCCTGTCCCCTCACTCTGTGGCAGACATCCCTTCCCCTTGACTCCCTAACTCTGTTCCTAGTTCCAGTTCCTGCAAGGATGTTGTTACCTTTGGCAACGAGAATGTTAGTGCTGCTGCTGCCCCTTTGTCAGGCGGCTCCCAAGGACGGAACCGTGAGGTAATGGGCTCCAGAAGGCAGGGCCACAGGCTGGGATACAGGGAGTCTGGAGAGTCTGAGGGTGCGGTGGGCCCCTCTGGGAGGCAGGAGCCTGGGGTGTATGCTCCTGGAGCTCTGTATCGCACCCTTCCCCTGACCTCTGCCTATAGGAAAGCCCTTCGCAGAGCGGGCAACGGGACACCTTTGCTGGGATCAGTTCCTCTGGGATCCTGGGCCTCAGTTCTAAGGGAGTGTGAGGCTTGGGGAAGGAGCTGTGGGTCGTCTGGGATCTGGGGCTTCAGTTCCGACAGGGTATGAGGCTTGGGGAAGCAGCTGTGGCCCGGGAAGGGGCTGCGCTCCTCTTCTCCAGACCTTCTGTGAGAATAAGAGATCGTTAGCAGATCTGTTCTGTGTGCTCATCTGCCTCGAGGCTCCGGTGTGAAGACCACACTGGGTATGTGGGGTgcgaggggagggacagagacagagcagcaaGTCTGGCAGCAGGGACAGAGGCTGCCGCAGCGGCTCCTGCAATCTAGCCTTGCAGGTCTGGACTGATTTGGGTCAAACAGGCAGCCCTGTCCAGAACTGGGAGCAAACCTTGGGCTTTACGGACTGAGAAAAAGAGCCTGAGCAGATGGAAACTCCAGAACCATCATGCATACCCTCAGCATGTGTCGTGGAGCAGATCCGGTCTGTGGAAACCAGGGCAGTGCCTCCGGGCCGAGTCAGAGGCCTGCCCCGTGGCCCGGGCCCCAGAGCTGAAGGGTGGCCATGATCCCTGCTATCTGGACACCCACTCACTGTTTTCTTGGGTCTCCAACTTGTATCTACTAGGTGTGTCCTCATCTGGCCTCTAACCAGACACTTTATTTGGGTTTTCCCTTAACGTCTAAGTTAGGAATCTGTAAAAACAGCCCAAGGGAGTGTGGTTCTGCTTCTGAGACCAGAAGGGTCTCCGCCCCACAAGGTTTTTGCAGAATTTCAGAGAACAACGCCCTTTGGGTCTGGGGAGAGAACTCTGCCAGGAACTTGAGGGTGGGCGGCTGGTAGGCCGGATCCTCAGGGAGGCTCTTTGCAGGCCtggcccttctctctctcctccaggctGGACCCTGAGGTGCAGCAGCAGCCCCTGTCCAACCCCTTCCAGCCAGGCCAGGAGCAGCTTCAGTGAGTGGgctgggccgggggtgggggctgggggtaggggtaggCCTGGGTCTGCACACTGGCCCGTGGGGCTGACTTTCCCTGTTTCTGGCAGGCTTCTGCAGAACTACCTACAGGGACTGGAGAGGATGGAAAAGGAGCCCGAACACATGACCcgggagcagggtgaggggctgggCACTGGGGCCAGCGGGCAGGGGCTCCGGGGCAGCACACCCAAGACTGACCCTGGGCCATCAGTCACTCCCTGCCTGTTCCTGATGTCTCTTCTCATCCGGCTTTTCCTCCTTAGTTCTCCTCTACCTCTTTGCCCTCCACGACTATGACCAGAGTGGACAGCTGGATGGCCTGGAGCTGTTGTCCATGTTGACCGCAGCTCTGGCACCTGGAGCTGCTGATTTTCCCATCGCCAACCCGGTAAGCCCTGCTggctggtggagggggagggctTCTCTCACGAAGGAGACTCAGCTGCTTGGGGCTTCAGTCTTTTTCATCATGACTGTTTTGGGGAATCCACTAGGAAAGAAGTGCTCTGAGCCTAcctggcagggaggtggggaggtgtggggagggtCAGGGCTCCCGGGAACATGTCTGTTCAGTGTAGCCTGTACGGCAACTGTGTGCTTCCACAGGTGATCCTGGTAGTGGACAAGGTGCTTGAGACTCAGGACCTGAACAGGGATGGGCTCATGTCCCCTGCAGAGCTCATCAACTTCCCAGGAGAGGCCCCAAGGCACACACAGCCCGAAGAGCCCCCGGAGCCACAAGACGTTGGGAGGCAGCCCCCATTAGCTAACAGCCTGCCAGGACAAGAGCTACAGGGAGCCCTGGGTCCCAGAGAAGATGGGGGACAGGTAGAGGCCAGAAGGGAGTCCTCAGAGCCTGTGCAAGAGGCTGGGGAACagacagaggctgagagagaagtcCCAGGCCCTGCGGCAGAGGCTACAGGACAGGCAGAGGCCAGGAACACTGTAAAGGATGCAGAGGAGCTTCCAGAGGAAACACTGGAGTCTAAGAACACCCCAAATGAGTTTGAAGTTCATGTTATTCAACTGGAGAATGATGAGATATGAACCTTTGCGATAGAGATCTGCACTCGCAGAAGGCTCAGTACCAGAACATGAGCCCCGAAGAGTGGGGCGTGTAGGCTGGGCCCAGGACCGCCTCTTTGTCCGCTTCCTGGCCCCCAGAGGGGCAGCTCAGGGAGACCTGAAGTTGAGGGCGGCAGCTTTAGGGCCCAGACAACCAATAAAGAACTGATGAATGTATCTGCTTGGGCCATCTACTTCCTGGTGTGGCTGGCCTGGCCTCAGGGACACAGGGGATTGGGGACTGGACAGGCCTCTGGGAGGGGCTTTGGCTTCCCCAGTGGTCCCAGAGGGTGCTGAGACACAGCAGGAGGGCTCAGCCAGCTGCAGACAAGCTGGGGGGGAAAGGGCACCGCCTCTCCCTGGGGCCCAAAggctcctcttccccttcctctgtggTTCAGACACCCCGGACCCTCCCCTCCCGCAGCCCCACGCCGgtcctccccaccaccctgtAGGAGCCCTCCCCGGAGTATCAACAAGATCTACCACTTACTGAGAGCCCAGTACACTCCAGGCATCATGCCGGGCATTTTCTATATGAGGAAATGATGAGGAAAATTGAAGAAGACTGAGTCAGTAACGTACCCAAGGAGACAGCATGAATTAAGTGGCGGATTTGAATTCAGGTGTGTCAGACTACAAAGCCCATGGTCTTTAGCACATTCTGGGGCCCCAACTTCCTTAAGAAACTTGGCTCATTCCCAATATGCCCTCAGGCCTGGTCTAGGTCCCAGGCCTAGGACGAGGCACTGCCTTCGGGACAAGGTGGCCCCAAGGGTGGGGCTTCAGGCTCCAGGACAGTCACAAAGGAGATATTTTTGGACCATGAAGCCGCCACCAAACCAcagagtaggctccctgcccactgGCCTGTCGGGTTGGCTCAGCCATGGGAACAGTCTCAGAGCCACAGCCCAGGGATCCAGAGGAGATTTTCTCATGGCTTGTTAATTTGGAACGGTCCCTGGGTACAGGAGACAAGTGTCCTCCCCAGCCAGGAAGGCCCAGGGTCTCTACCCATGCCCTGTGGCTCCTCTTCCCCAGAACCCGCTGAGTTGGGTCTCCACCGAGGGCGTGGCTGGTGGCAAGTTGGGGGTGCTTCCCCCTGCTCTAGAGCGGGCCGCCCCACTCTGGGCCTCTGCAGGGAGGTTCATTGGAGGAACAGAGAAGAGGGTGAAGGGCTGTAGCATCAAAGCATCTGGCATCCCCAGCCAAGCAGTTTGGACATCAAGGACAGACAGACTGGCGGAAGGAAGtgggccctggggtgggaggttTATTTGCTCTGTGGCTCAGCAGAGACACGAGGACACAGGCAGAGCACGCCCcgtccccccaccctgccccgccccccaagcCTGCATCTGCCCAGGGGGCGTGCTGCGCAGATGCCGGGCTGCCTGGAGCGGGGTAGAAGGCAGTGGTGGCTGGGAAGGCGCCAGCCTCCAAGAAGGGGGTGCTCTGAGCCAGGGCCCCCCGCCCCAGGGCGGTCACACGATGCCGTCAAAGCCCTGCAGGCCACACTTCTTGCCGGCCACCTGGCAGCCGAACCGCAGCGCCTCCTGCATACTGTGCCCTGGAGGGACAGGGGGCTGGCTCAGCCTGGTCCTCTGGGCAGGGGCAGGCATCACCCGGCGCCTCCCATGCGTATACTCACCCTGGGACAGGCTGAAAATGACTGAGGCGTTGAAGGTGTCTCCGGCCCCCAGAGTATCCACCACCCGGGGCGGAGGGAAGGCGTCGGAGTGCAGCAGCCGTCCATCGGGGCCCAGGGCATCGGCGCCCTCCTCAGCCCAGGCGCAGACAAGCACCGCCCTGCAAGACCCTCCACTCAGCTGGGTGGGAGGCCCAGCCCCGGGGCCCAGCCTCGAGTCCCCCCTCAGGGAGGTGCTGCCCCCAGCCCGGGGCCAGACTCCCTCACTCTGCACACCTAGGGCCCCTTCCTGGCTTCCCCCTACTCACCCTTTCCTCACACGCCTGTACAAGCCCCTCAGGGCCTCCCCCGCTGACCGGAACCCCAGGTGCTTGGCCACATCTTTGCTGACAAACACCTGCAAGCAGTGGACGAGAGGCTGACGGTCACCCTAACTTAGCTCGGCTCAGTCACTCACCATCAGTGGCCTAGTGTTGCCCCCGTATTATATGCCGCTCCTCCAACAGGGCCGCCTAAACGTAGGAGCTCCCTGACCCACAGGAATGCGTATTCATACTCGCTCAATATGTACTGGAACACAGCCCGGTAACCGGGCACAGAAGCCCCTGGTTTATTTGGTCTAAGACCAACGAATTACCCTGCAGCTGGAAACCCAAAGCGAGCCTTGAGCGCCATCTTGCGGTGAAAGCCAGCACTGCCGAGTTACACATCCGGCTCTCAGGAggggtttgctttgttttgttttccggATAAAACTAttccccgggcgcctgggtggctcggtgggttaagcctctgactttggctcgggtcatggtcttgggtcatggcttcagggtcctggaatcgagccccacgtcgggctctctgctcagcagggagcctgcttccccctttctctgcctgcctctttgcctctctctgtcaaataaatctttaaaaacaaacaaacaaacaaacaaacaaacaaacaaaaaactattccCTCCCGGTCTGAAATAAAGGGGCAGGGGCTGTAGAGCTCCCTCCACACTAGCTACACGTTAGAATCTCCAGAGTGAGTTTTGCTGAAAGATACTTCAGCCGAGCTGCACCCCTACCACTCAGCTAAAAACCCTGGGTATGGCTCAGGCATCCAAGCCACGGGGGAGGCCCAACCAGCTTGGGCGATGATGCGAGGATTGTCCCGCAGAATTCACTTCCATCCCAGCATTACCCAAATTTACCTTATGCAAGTCCCCCCCACCATCCTCCCTCAACCCTGAGTggctcccactgcctgccacccACCCCAGAGATGGAGGACACCCCGGAGAACTGTCCTAGTCGCTCATTTGACAGAGGAAAGGGCTGAAGAGGCCGGGAGAGGAGACGCTCCCATGCGGGGTACTCCGTGGGTAGCTATTAGCCCTCTGGCTACTCTCACACCCACTGGGATGCAGAAATTTTGCTCCCTGGCCATCACTGAGGCCTGCAAAGGAGTCCAAAGCTGGGGGCCTGCCTCTTTGACCTCCACCTGCTAATGACACCAAGCCATCCCAGATGTGGTGGGCATTCCCAGTAACCAAAGGAACGGCTGATTCCTTTAAGACCTAAATGagaggcacctgggcggctcaaccacctgtcttcagctcaggtcatgatcccagggtcttggggtcaagccGTAGGCCAGACTcgctgctccgcggggagtcggcttctctctctccctctgtgctctctcatgtaaacacttttttttttttttaatcttaaaaaaatatataaaaaaccacCCATATGAGCTGGATGTGGCAAGGGAAAGCTGCGTGGGCCACTCACCACATCTCCATAGCCAAACAGTTGGAACAGCTCCTCCCGGGGCTTCTCCACCTCCACAGACACGCGGATCTTCTGGGCCGGAGGCTGCGAGGCGTTGTGCTGTTCTATCCGCCGCAGCATCTTCACCTGCTCCGACGCGTTCCggccctggggcggggcggggcagggcgggTTGGCTCAGGACAAgcagggcagggccaggcctctggctcctccctccctccctgctgggaCTCTGGGTCAGGCGGGATAGGGGCACCCGGAAGCTGGGCAGGAGCTGTATCCTAAGTTTCAAAATTCTAGAGCAGTCATTGACCTTGGAGACCTTATTGACCAGTCCCCTGATTTCACCGAGGAGGagataaaggaataaaagacCTTCCTAAAGACACATGGTGAATTAAATGACAAGGCTAGGATTCGAACTCAGGATTTCTCCCAGTGTGGAGGAGGTGGGCAGCCCCTAAGGCAGAAAAGCACGGATCTTGGCCTAGAGCCAGTTTCCTGCTTCTGGTGCCTACATTCTGCTATGTGAACCTGAGTACGGTGCTTTCTGGGCCTTAAAACACAGAGCAAGATGGAGAGGGGatgagggggctcagagtcattGATCTTGAGGGTACTTCATGGGTCAAAAATACTAAGAAGAAGGTGGAATACATGGAGGGCTGGTGGGTTGAGTCCCTCAAAACACAAGGTAGGGCAGGACTTGCCTCAATGTGGATCCACTTGAACCGGGTCAGGTCAACCTTTTCAAAGTCTGTAGCAGACACATCTGGCAGGTTCCTAAGTCACaggacaggaaggagagagaaaaggcatgGTGAGGTCGGCCAAGGCCGGGATCTCCAACTGGCTGCCGGGGCCCCCATGCCTGGTGCCGCCTGCAGCATGGCGGGAAGCCGGATCTCCCACAAAGGCATCTGAGGCTCAACTCTGGGACAGGCCCTTTCCAGGCTAACCTCCTGATCACTCCTTGTCCTACTCAGCTCCATCCAGATGGAGGGCTGGAGGCAGTTTGCTGGGGTGCCCTTTGGGTATTAAGTAAGTTGTGAACGCAAATGCAGCATGGGTCAAGATTCAATTGAGTGAGCTTTGGAGACCACATCTCCCAGAATACTCTAAGAGCACCAGGGACTACAATTCCCAGAATTCCCCCCTTGCCAGCGGCACAGTTTAGCTCCCAGCAGTGGCCCCAACAGGGTTCTAGGTCTGGCAGCTCCATGTTGcaaccctgaggtcaaggctggtgCTTGAGGACTAGTCTAGGTTTGGCTGACTTAGATTTGGAGATCCAGGAAGGGTCAGCCTTGACCAGAGACCTACCCCAAACTATGCCCTCCCCTCTACATTCTGCAGCTGAATCCATCTAATTAACTAGGTGTGTACCTGGGCCTTTTGGAGGCTGCTTGCCCATTGGTAAGTGGTCCAAACCCTCCAGCCTGCTGCAGCTGGAGGTAATGTGTGTGGATATCCCTGCACCGAGGCCAGTGGGCAACAAATGTTTCCCCTCTGagctcctctcctcttcctgtgAATACCCACATGGTGTCCTTGATCAAAATTGCAGATTGTTGCTTAATGGGCAGATGACTAGGGCTGCCAAGGAGAAGGTCATTGCCAGCACATATGCCCACTCACTTATACACTGGGACACAGGGAGCCCAGAGACCACTGGCCATAAAGCTTGTTCTAATATAGCTACCccctctcccccagatccagGAGTCATGTTAGGCATGTAGGGACACCCTGAACCCCAGGACTGCTGGGTGTGGACCATCTTAGTCCTAACATAGTATCTGGCACACACTAGGTTCTTAGGAAACCTAACGTGTGGGATTCTTCAGGAGAGAATCTGGGACAGATGAAAAGGATCTGGGTCCACAGGGCCTCTCCCTGGTAGCTTGGGACTTTAAAGGGGATCCTTGCCTCCTAGTTAACATAGCATCTGATGGCCCTGGTCTACCAACCCAAtgatgcccttccctctgcttcagTGATGGCGTGAATTGTGTGTGGCTTTTGGCCTGGCTTCACTATGCAGGGAACTTTGTGGTGGACCCATCTCTTCTGAACACCCAAACCCATCTCCTTGGTGCCATGCTGCAGGCTGGCAACTCTGGGGGCTGAGCCCAGAAATTCCAGTGGGTCCCCATCAGGGCTTAAGATGGGTGGAATCCCATCTCCCACCATCCCTCTGTCCTCAGAATAATtccccccccacccactcccgGGCTGCTGATTGGCCAATTATGAAAAATCACACCATGAATTATGTTTTGCACAGGCTTGCCTGCCCATCCTTGGTGTTGACCAAGGCCAAGTCATCAGAGCAAAGCACATCTCTTCCCACCTCACTTCTCCCCTAATTGAAAACAATTGAGAAATCACTGAACAGGTTGGCTTGGGGACGATTTCTGGTACAAAGAGAGAGGCGGCTTGCCGGGATGCCCCGGTGGCAAGTGAGGGAACTGATTGGTGGGCCGTGCCAGGGCGAGGCCAGGGGGCCTTACGTGTCGTAGAGCACAATGGTGCGGGAGCCATTGGAGTTGTTGACGATGCAGCAAGAGCACGGGGTTTCCCCTCTGCTCTGCCAGGCCACCTGGGACACATCCACGCCCCGCTGCCTGAAGTCAGCCACCAGGAAGCTTGGGGTGGAGCCCGAGTCAGGGGAAGGGCAAGGAGACACCGATTAGAGCCTATAAGTGGCCTGGACCTCctgcagggatggggagggggtgctggagCACGTGGGCCTCTGAGAGAAGGATCCTGTTCTGAGAGTTAGTGACGGCGACAGCGGCGGCTGGCAAGGCGCAGACTGGCATACAAACCTGTAGGCATGCAGGATGGTGCGGCTACCAGTGGCCTCGCTGATGATGACCGTGGAGATGGGGACAGAGCCCGTGGTCTGAGAGACTGTGTAGCGGAGGTCCACAGAATAGCGGCGGAGGTCATCCAGGACAAAACTGCCAGGATGGAGcaacccggggtgggggggaggtgcgGCTCGACAAAGGTTTGGGGACTGGAGGGTCGGTGGCAGGACcgctggggaccctggaggcaAGCGGAGGGGGCCAGGAGGGACTGGAAACCACCATGCCACCCCAGGCTGTGCAAGGGGGCAGGAAAGGCAGGGGCGCATAGCCTGGAACTCAGTGAGAAAAACACCGAGGGACGTTCTTCTAGAGCCTGATTGGAGTAAACTCCAACCCCGCACCTGTCCCTTTGGTCTGACTCAAGCCAGAAAGGATGTGCTGAAGTCCGTGGAACTGGATGGGGTGGATCTGGGGCCTAGAGCATGTGTGCCCTGTTTGAACAAAGCAGGCGAGGGCACCGTGGCCAGTTTCATGCAAAGCCTCGGCAGAATTAATAATTACCGAGGTGGTACTTTGCCCCCCAGCTGCCCTCTACACACTCATCCTCTCCGTGCTCTTCTCTGAAGGCCCCTGCCATGCTGTGATTCCACACCCGCCTCCGTGATGCCCAGCCAGGAAGCGATGCTGCCTTGGGGAGCCCACCCACAGCCCTCTCCCCTCGCTGCGCGGTGAGCCCTCCAGGCAGAGAGCTGGCTCCCACGGCCTAATGCTCCACACAGTGGAGCCCCTGGTGCGGGACTCTTACCCCAAGGATCTCCTCCGATCAGTGGGAGCAGGAGGTGGCCCCTCGGGGAGACTGCACCCACAGAACAAGGGGGCCAGGCCCACGTTTCCTGGCCCTCTCTGGACACAGTATCCTGGGACCACTAGTCCAGCCACCATCCTGACCTTTCTCACTAATGGCCGGACCCCGCTTTGGCAACACCAAAGCCGGACAATACAGACCAAATTGGGACCAGCTCGGGGTATCACTCCTCATCTCACCCCTCAAGGTTCCTTTAAATAGGAACTTCCCCAAAGCACACCAACTACGGTTTGGTTTTCCAAATGCCTTTTTGCacatacagtgcctggcacgtggtAGGGGCTCATTCAATGTTTTGAGAATCCGGAGGGGCCCACCTCCCAGCATTATGGTTCCATAACGGGGAGTCCACGACCCTGAGTGAGAGCCATGCAAAACTCAGGTTTTGCCTCTTGCTGGGAAGGAAGACAGCCACTGAAGAAAGTTAACAAGTGACCAGCCCTTCTGTCCCACCTCACAGGAAAGGCCCTTGTCTCCCGATCTCTTTCGTGCCCCTTCACCAAGAAAGGGAATCTGACTGCAGCTCAGGGGGCTAGGCTTGGGCAGCAGCCCCCCCTGAAACCAGGGTTCAAAGGGCTGAGCTTCACAGGCCAGCAAGCTGGCAGCCTGCTCTAGTGCCCACAGTGCGCAAAGTGTGGGCCTCACCTCCTGATAAGCATTTGCTGAACTGGCAGTGCCAGGGGTCAAAGGGCTCTTGGGTCCTGGCAGCAGCCAACACAGAGAAAGCGTGGGGGCCTCACAGCTAGTGAGCGGAGGCCTGGGTCTGGGCCCAGCGTTAGCATGTGGCTTCAGGGTGTCCTCGGGCAGGGTGCTCTTGTGGCTTCAGTGAACAACAAGGACACAAGCACTGGCCCTGCCCTCCCAACGGGGAAAGGAACTGTGGGCCTGAACCCTAGGACCACGGAGGCTGGACATCCCCGGGGGAGGATGGGTACGGCACGTCCCTGACTGCCTTCTGCCGCAAGCATAGCCAGGACCACGGGGGATGGAGAGGGGCAAAGTCATAtccagtgcagagtctgttggaagcaaggaaggaagaggtGGGAAGCTGAGCAGGCTCTGGAGAGGGGCGGAGGCAACAGGCTGTGGAAAGGACAGCTTTAACAGAGAGCATTAACACCTGAGCCGCAGATAAGCCACGCCGGTCTAGGATGCTGGTACTCTACTCCGCCCCTCCCGCTCTGGATCCAGAGTTACCCCACACCCTATTTCTTCCAGCCTGCCCTCCACCCCAAGCCCCCCCTCCCGTGGGTCAAGACTTCCTTCTGGGCCCCGCACCCTGCGGGCAGgccttcctgctccctcctccactcACTCAGCAACGTGGCCCGGGGCCAGCGAGCCCATGAAGGCACAGGGGGCTCCGAGGAGGGACAGGACAGTGCAGGAATTGGATGCATTCCCTCCGCGCTGCCATCTTTGGGACAAGCACCTGCAAAACAAGCACCTGTGCAGAAATGCCCTGCTGAGCATGAGGACACTTTCTGGAAAGCTCTTCTCAGCCTGGACTCTGGGAGGAAGGGTCATAACTCAGGGGTCTGGCTGAGCTCCAGGTGGTGGCTCCTGAGAGTCCCCAgatcctggggagccca
This genomic interval from Mustela lutreola isolate mMusLut2 chromosome 9, mMusLut2.pri, whole genome shotgun sequence contains the following:
- the KHK gene encoding ketohexokinase isoform X2, which produces MEDKQILCVGLVVLDVINVVDKYPEEDTDSRCLSQRWQRGGNASNSCTVLSLLGAPCAFMGSLAPGHVADFVLDDLRRYSVDLRYTVSQTTGSVPISTVIISEATGSRTILHAYSFLVADFRQRGVDVSQVAWQSRGETPCSCCIVNNSNGSRTIVLYDTNLPDVSATDFEKVDLTRFKWIHIEGRNASEQVKMLRRIEQHNASQPPAQKIRVSVEVEKPREELFQLFGYGDVVFVSKDVAKHLGFRSAGEALRGLYRRVRKGAVLVCAWAEEGADALGPDGRLLHSDAFPPPRVVDTLGAGDTFNASVIFSLSQENARHDAWSVLGSQRSGEEERSPFPGHSCFPKPHTLSELKPQIPDDPQLLPQASHSLRTEAQDPRGTDPSKGVPLPALRRAFL
- the KHK gene encoding ketohexokinase isoform X1 — translated: MEDKQILCVGLVVLDVINVVDKYPEEDTDSRCLFCRCLSQRWQRGGNASNSCTVLSLLGAPCAFMGSLAPGHVADFVLDDLRRYSVDLRYTVSQTTGSVPISTVIISEATGSRTILHAYSFLVADFRQRGVDVSQVAWQSRGETPCSCCIVNNSNGSRTIVLYDTNLPDVSATDFEKVDLTRFKWIHIEGRNASEQVKMLRRIEQHNASQPPAQKIRVSVEVEKPREELFQLFGYGDVVFVSKDVAKHLGFRSAGEALRGLYRRVRKGAVLVCAWAEEGADALGPDGRLLHSDAFPPPRVVDTLGAGDTFNASVIFSLSQENARHDAWSVLGSQRSGEEERSPFPGHSCFPKPHTLSELKPQIPDDPQLLPQASHSLRTEAQDPRGTDPSKGVPLPALRRAFL
- the KHK gene encoding ketohexokinase isoform X3, with protein sequence MEDKQILCVGLVVLDVINVVDKYPEEDTDSRCLFCRCLSQRWQRGGNASNSCTVLSLLGAPCAFMGSLAPGHVADFLVADFRQRGVDVSQVAWQSRGETPCSCCIVNNSNGSRTIVLYDTNLPDVSATDFEKVDLTRFKWIHIEGRNASEQVKMLRRIEQHNASQPPAQKIRVSVEVEKPREELFQLFGYGDVVFVSKDVAKHLGFRSAGEALRGLYRRVRKGAVLVCAWAEEGADALGPDGRLLHSDAFPPPRVVDTLGAGDTFNASVIFSLSQENARHDAWSVLGSQRSGEEERSPFPGHSCFPKPHTLSELKPQIPDDPQLLPQASHSLRTEAQDPRGTDPSKGVPLPALRRAFL
- the KHK gene encoding ketohexokinase isoform X5, with translation MEDKQILCVGLVVLDVINVVDKYPEEDTDSRCLSQRWQRGGNASNSCTVLSLLGAPCAFMGSLAPGHVADFLVADFRQRGVDVSQVAWQSRGETPCSCCIVNNSNGSRTIVLYDTNLPDVSATDFEKVDLTRFKWIHIEGRNASEQVKMLRRIEQHNASQPPAQKIRVSVEVEKPREELFQLFGYGDVVFVSKDVAKHLGFRSAGEALRGLYRRVRKGAVLVCAWAEEGADALGPDGRLLHSDAFPPPRVVDTLGAGDTFNASVIFSLSQENARHDAWSVLGSQRSGEEERSPFPGHSCFPKPHTLSELKPQIPDDPQLLPQASHSLRTEAQDPRGTDPSKGVPLPALRRAFL
- the KHK gene encoding ketohexokinase isoform X4 — translated: MEDKQILCVGLVVLDVINVVDKYPEEDTDSRCLFCRCLSQRWQRGGNASNSCTVLSLLGAPCAFMGSLAPGHVADFVLDDLRRYSVDLRYTVSQTTGSVPISTVIISEATGSRTILHAYRNLPDVSATDFEKVDLTRFKWIHIEGRNASEQVKMLRRIEQHNASQPPAQKIRVSVEVEKPREELFQLFGYGDVVFVSKDVAKHLGFRSAGEALRGLYRRVRKGAVLVCAWAEEGADALGPDGRLLHSDAFPPPRVVDTLGAGDTFNASVIFSLSQENARHDAWSVLGSQRSGEEERSPFPGHSCFPKPHTLSELKPQIPDDPQLLPQASHSLRTEAQDPRGTDPSKGVPLPALRRAFL
- the CGREF1 gene encoding cell growth regulator with EF hand domain protein 1 isoform X2, which translates into the protein MLLPLATRMLVLLLPLCQAAPKDGTVRLDPEVQQQPLSNPFQPGQEQLQLLQNYLQGLERMEKEPEHMTREQVLLYLFALHDYDQSGQLDGLELLSMLTAALAPGAADFPIANPVILVVDKVLETQDLNRDGLMSPAELINFPGEAPRHTQPEEPPEPQDVGRQPPLANSLPGQELQGALGPREDGGQVEARRESSEPVQEAGEQTEAEREVPGPAAEATGQAEARNTVKDAEELPEETLESKNTPNEFEVHVIQLENDEI
- the KHK gene encoding ketohexokinase isoform X8, with amino-acid sequence MEDKQILCVGLVVLDVINVVDKYPEEDTDSRCLFCRCLSQRWQRGGNASNSCTVLSLLGAPCAFMGSLAPGHVAENLPDVSATDFEKVDLTRFKWIHIEGRNASEQVKMLRRIEQHNASQPPAQKIRVSVEVEKPREELFQLFGYGDVVFVSKDVAKHLGFRSAGEALRGLYRRVRKGAVLVCAWAEEGADALGPDGRLLHSDAFPPPRVVDTLGAGDTFNASVIFSLSQENARHDAWSVLGSQRSGEEERSPFPGHSCFPKPHTLSELKPQIPDDPQLLPQASHSLRTEAQDPRGTDPSKGVPLPALRRAFL
- the KHK gene encoding ketohexokinase isoform X9, which encodes MEDKQILCVGLVVLDVINVVDKYPEEDTDSRCLSQRWQRGGNASNSCTVLSLLGAPCAFMGSLAPGHVAENLPDVSATDFEKVDLTRFKWIHIEGRNASEQVKMLRRIEQHNASQPPAQKIRVSVEVEKPREELFQLFGYGDVVFVSKDVAKHLGFRSAGEALRGLYRRVRKGAVLVCAWAEEGADALGPDGRLLHSDAFPPPRVVDTLGAGDTFNASVIFSLSQENARHDAWSVLGSQRSGEEERSPFPGHSCFPKPHTLSELKPQIPDDPQLLPQASHSLRTEAQDPRGTDPSKGVPLPALRRAFL
- the CGREF1 gene encoding cell growth regulator with EF hand domain protein 1 isoform X1; the encoded protein is MNTSVTICLFVCVSLNVRLCLSDHGDADTHTHTHTHTHTHTRSHTRGDRREEARRGPRGAAEGGGPAPGRGRLRTLPGPGRRPAGGRRGAATWSGPGEGPAGSRGAAAAQPLAAAKPEPSPRRARRRLDPEVQQQPLSNPFQPGQEQLQLLQNYLQGLERMEKEPEHMTREQVLLYLFALHDYDQSGQLDGLELLSMLTAALAPGAADFPIANPVILVVDKVLETQDLNRDGLMSPAELINFPGEAPRHTQPEEPPEPQDVGRQPPLANSLPGQELQGALGPREDGGQVEARRESSEPVQEAGEQTEAEREVPGPAAEATGQAEARNTVKDAEELPEETLESKNTPNEFEVHVIQLENDEI